A segment of the Sphingomonas naphthae genome:
GCCAAACGATCGCGAGCTATTGGTTGCCGGCAAAGCTCGCCGCCTTCCACGAACGCCACCCGCAGATTGCGGTCGAGCTGGCGATCGACAACACCGAGGGCGCGGCAGCGCAGGTGCTGAGCGGCGCGGCGGAACTCGGCTTTGTCGAGGGCGAGGTGGATGAACCGGCGCTCGCCCACTGGAAGGTCGGGCGTGACCCGATGGTGCTGGTCGGCCGCGAGGAAGCCGAACGCATCGACGAGGCCTGGCTGCGCACTGCACGCTGGATCGTCCGTGAGCAGGGATCGGGTACGCGCTCGACCTTCGAGGACGTGCTGCGAACGCGCGGGTTTGATCCGGCCCAGCTGACGATAGCGATGACGCTGCCGTCCAACGAGGCGGTGCGCACCGCCGTTGAGGCCGGTGCCGGCGTTGCCGTCTTGTCGCGATTGGTCGTCGCGCGCGCGCTCAAGGCCGGCGATCTGGTCGAGCTGCCGCTCGGGCTGCCCGACCGCGCCTTTCACGCGCTGCGCCACAAGGAACGCTATCGCACCCGCGCGGCCGACGCGCTGACGGATCTTATCAAGGAGCAGGTCGCATGACTGCCGACACGCACTCCGTTCTCAGCGGCCTCAAGCCGCTCAGCCGGCTCGATCACCCCCGCGAGATGATCCGCCAGTTCACCCCCAACTGGTTCGCCGCGACGATGGGCACGGGCATCCTTGCCCTCGCGCTGCCGCAGGTACCCGGCATTGGACCCTTGCTGAAGCCAATTGGCGAGGTGTTGTGGTTCTTCAACATCGCGCTCTTCGCGCTGTTCGCCGGCCTCTATGGCGCTCGCTGGGCGATGTTCGGGCACGAGGCGCGGCGCATCTTCGGGCACAACACCGTGTCGAT
Coding sequences within it:
- a CDS encoding LysR family transcriptional regulator — translated: MTLEQLRIFVGVAEREHVTKAAEALNVTQSAASGAVAALEARYGVPLFHRVGRGIQLTEAGRGFLEEARAVLGRAAHAETMLADYAGLARGSLRIVASQTIASYWLPAKLAAFHERHPQIAVELAIDNTEGAAAQVLSGAAELGFVEGEVDEPALAHWKVGRDPMVLVGREEAERIDEAWLRTARWIVREQGSGTRSTFEDVLRTRGFDPAQLTIAMTLPSNEAVRTAVEAGAGVAVLSRLVVARALKAGDLVELPLGLPDRAFHALRHKERYRTRAADALTDLIKEQVA